A DNA window from Engystomops pustulosus chromosome 6, aEngPut4.maternal, whole genome shotgun sequence contains the following coding sequences:
- the LOC140134971 gene encoding nicotinamide N-methyltransferase-like, whose translation MQTPFSTSQNYIDEFNPVDYYQTYYAPGQGIFIDEWKEFVLQNLHETFGPGGVKGDVLIDFGAGPTIYNLLSACEVFKTIITSDFLEQNREQLEKWLRKDPNALDWTHVAKYVCGLEGDSNNWEKKEATLRRKVTKVLKCDALAEKPYGAEPMPQADCITSCLCLEVPSKDLEAFTNILKKLKELLKPGGHVVIQSVLNCTFYYVGTKWFSCLSLTKGELEKAFREAGYEIVKIKVIPRMDKSGMAIADQDSYYYVHARRPQK comes from the exons ATGCAGACGCCCTTCTCTACATCCCAAAACTATATTGATGAATTTAACCCTGTAGACTACTACCAGACATACTATGCTCCCGGGCAAGGCATTTTTATTGACGAATGGAAAGAATTTGTCTTACAAAATCTACATGAAACTTTTGGTCCAG ggggTGTGAAGGGAGACGTATTAATTGACTTTGGAGCTGGACCCACAATTTACAATCTACTTTCGGCTTGTGAAGTGTTCAAAACCATAATAACCTCAGATTTTCTTGAGCAAAACCGAGAACAGTTGGAGAAGTGGTTGAGAAAGGACCCCAATGCCTTAGATTGGACTCATGTTGCGAAATATGTTTGTGGCCTGGAAGGTGACAG CAATaactgggaaaaaaaagaagcaaCACTGAGGAGAAAAGTCACCAAAGTGCTGAAGTGTGATGCCCTGGCAGAAAAGCCATATGGTGCCGAGCCCATGCCACAAGCTGACTGTATCACCAGCTGCCTCTGCTTAGAAGTCCCAAGTAAAGACCTGGAGGCCTTCACCAATATACTGAAAAAGCTGAAGGAGCTCCTTAAACCCGGAGGACACGTAGTAATTCAGAGTGTTCTTAACTGCACATTTTACTATGTGGGTACAAAATGGTTTTCCTGTCTGTCCTTAACTAAGGGTGAGCTGGAAAAGGCATTCAGAGAGGCCGGGTAtgaaattgtaaaaattaaagtGATACCAAGGATGGATAAGTCTGGGATGGCTATTGCTGATCAGGATAGTTATTACTATGTTCATGCCCGTAGGCCACAAAAGTAG